One Streptomyces sp. R28 DNA window includes the following coding sequences:
- a CDS encoding winged-helix domain-containing protein, translating to MSSLLLLTNALQPSTEVLPALGLLLHNVRVAPAEGPALVDTPGADAILIDGRRDLPQVRSLCQLLRSTGPGCPLILVVTEGGLAAVTADWGIDDVLLDTAGPAEVEARLRLAMGRQQIVNDDSPMEIRNGDLSVDEATYSAKLKGRVLDLTFKEFELLKYLAQHPGRVFTRAQLLQEVWGYDYFGGTRTVDVHVRRLRAKLGPEHESLIGTVRNVGYRFVTPEKIDRASEEAKAKADRANSEDADETAALEDAEVRAEA from the coding sequence ATGAGTTCTCTGCTGCTCCTGACCAACGCCCTCCAGCCGTCGACGGAGGTGCTCCCCGCCCTTGGCCTGCTGCTGCACAACGTGCGCGTGGCTCCGGCGGAAGGCCCCGCCCTCGTCGACACCCCGGGTGCCGATGCCATCCTCATCGACGGCCGGCGTGACCTGCCTCAGGTCCGCAGCCTCTGCCAGCTGCTGCGCTCGACCGGGCCCGGCTGTCCGCTCATCCTCGTCGTGACCGAGGGCGGCCTCGCCGCCGTCACCGCCGACTGGGGCATCGACGACGTCCTGCTGGACACCGCCGGACCCGCCGAGGTCGAGGCGCGGCTGCGGCTCGCCATGGGCCGCCAGCAGATCGTCAACGACGACTCCCCCATGGAGATCCGCAACGGCGATCTGTCGGTCGACGAGGCCACGTACAGCGCCAAGCTCAAGGGCCGGGTCCTCGACCTCACCTTCAAGGAGTTCGAGCTCCTGAAGTACCTCGCCCAGCACCCGGGCCGCGTCTTCACGCGCGCGCAGCTACTCCAAGAGGTCTGGGGCTACGACTACTTCGGTGGCACCCGGACCGTCGACGTCCACGTACGACGACTGCGCGCCAAGCTCGGCCCCGAGCACGAGTCGCTCATCGGGACCGTCCGGAACGTCGGTTATCGATTCGTTACCCCCGAGAAGATCGACCGCGCCTCCGAGGAAGCCAAGGCCAAGGCTGACCGGGCAAATTCGGAGGATGCGGACGAGACGGCCGCTCTGGAAGACGCCGAAGTGCGGGCCGAGGCATAG
- a CDS encoding Fur family transcriptional regulator, protein MVSTDWKSDLRQRGYRLTPQRQLVLEAVDTLEHATPDDILVEVRKTASGVNISTVYRTLELLEELGLVSHAHLGHGAPTYHLADRHHHIHLVCRDCDNVIEADVQVAAEFTAKLSRTFGFETDMKHFAIFGRCKDCSLKSSTTES, encoded by the coding sequence GTGGTGAGCACCGACTGGAAGAGCGACCTCAGGCAGCGCGGCTACCGGCTGACGCCGCAGCGCCAGCTTGTCCTCGAAGCTGTGGACACCCTGGAGCATGCGACCCCCGACGACATCCTCGTGGAAGTGAGGAAGACGGCGTCGGGGGTCAACATTTCCACCGTGTACCGGACCCTGGAGCTCCTGGAGGAACTCGGGCTGGTCAGTCACGCCCACCTCGGGCACGGTGCGCCGACGTATCACCTCGCCGACCGGCACCACCACATCCACCTGGTCTGCCGGGACTGTGACAACGTCATCGAGGCGGACGTCCAGGTGGCCGCCGAGTTCACGGCCAAGCTGAGCCGGACCTTCGGCTTCGAGACCGACATGAAGCACTTCGCGATCTTCGGTCGCTGCAAGGACTGCTCCCTGAAGAGTTCAACTACCGAGTCGTAG
- a CDS encoding DUF2993 domain-containing protein, with product MRALRILLIVVVILGGLFVLADRLAVGFAEDEAAGKLQTTENLDAAPDVSIKGFPFLTQVASGTLDDVEVGIKDYEAATGTDGKTIRIDDLTANMKGVDFSGDYSSATASTATGTASITYAELLKTAKSEPTQVAPGVTAAVIGLSDGGNGKIKVAVEATVLGTKLPEPVYVLSSVTTQGDTVKVHADNLPNFGGADIAEERARAITDFEQKIDGLPGGIQLDKVQAAKNGVEITVQGSNVRLAG from the coding sequence ATGCGAGCCCTGCGGATACTGCTGATAGTCGTCGTGATACTCGGCGGCCTCTTCGTGCTGGCCGACCGGCTCGCCGTCGGGTTCGCCGAGGACGAGGCAGCCGGCAAGCTCCAGACCACCGAGAACCTCGACGCGGCCCCGGACGTGTCCATCAAGGGCTTCCCCTTCCTGACCCAGGTCGCCAGCGGCACGCTGGACGACGTCGAGGTCGGTATCAAGGACTACGAGGCCGCCACCGGCACCGACGGCAAGACGATCCGCATCGACGACCTCACGGCGAACATGAAGGGCGTCGACTTCTCCGGCGACTACAGCTCCGCCACCGCGAGCACCGCCACCGGCACCGCGTCCATCACCTACGCCGAGCTGCTGAAGACCGCCAAGTCCGAGCCCACCCAGGTCGCCCCCGGTGTCACCGCCGCCGTCATCGGCCTCTCCGACGGCGGCAACGGCAAGATCAAGGTCGCCGTCGAGGCCACCGTCCTCGGCACCAAGCTGCCCGAGCCGGTCTACGTCCTGAGCTCGGTCACCACCCAGGGCGACACCGTGAAGGTGCACGCCGACAACCTGCCGAACTTCGGCGGCGCCGACATCGCCGAGGAGCGCGCCCGCGCGATCACCGACTTCGAGCAGAAGATCGACGGCCTCCCCGGCGGCATCCAGCTCGACAAGGTCCAGGCGGCGAAGAACGGCGTCGAGATCACGGTGCAGGGTTCGAACGTCCGCCTGGCCGGGTAG
- a CDS encoding folate-binding protein YgfZ — protein MKSPLLTLPGAVPAEGVDEGVAAHYGELFREQRALADGAGFVDLSHRGVLTVTGQDRLSWLHLLLTQHVSDLPVGEATEALILSAHGHIEHALYLVDDGTTVWAHVEPGTQEALIAYLESMKFFYQVEVADRTAEFALVHLPAGSIAEVPEGVAVRETAHGRDLFLPRADLESYAGKAGPAAGILAYEALRVEHHRPRLGFETDHRTIPHELGWIGSAVHLQKGCYRGQETVARVQNLGKPPRRLVFLHLDGSEVHLPPHGTEIRLADEGPDGRKIGFITTSVRHHELGPVALALVKRNVPADARLVAGDTAAAQEVVVEP, from the coding sequence ATGAAGAGCCCCCTGCTGACCCTGCCCGGCGCCGTGCCTGCCGAGGGCGTGGACGAAGGCGTCGCCGCGCACTACGGCGAACTGTTCCGCGAGCAGCGCGCCCTCGCCGACGGCGCCGGTTTCGTCGACCTCTCGCACCGCGGAGTCCTCACCGTCACCGGCCAGGACCGGCTGAGCTGGCTGCACCTGCTGCTCACCCAGCACGTCAGCGACCTCCCGGTCGGCGAGGCCACCGAGGCGCTGATCCTCTCCGCGCACGGCCACATCGAGCACGCGCTGTATCTCGTCGACGACGGCACGACGGTCTGGGCCCATGTCGAGCCCGGCACCCAGGAGGCGCTGATCGCGTACCTGGAGTCGATGAAGTTCTTCTACCAGGTCGAAGTCGCCGACCGGACCGCCGAGTTCGCGCTCGTGCACCTGCCCGCCGGGTCCATCGCCGAGGTGCCCGAGGGCGTCGCCGTACGCGAGACGGCGCACGGCCGTGATCTGTTCCTGCCGCGTGCCGACCTGGAGTCGTATGCGGGGAAGGCCGGCCCGGCGGCCGGGATCCTGGCGTACGAGGCACTGCGCGTCGAACACCACCGCCCCCGCCTCGGCTTCGAGACCGACCACCGCACCATCCCGCACGAGCTGGGCTGGATCGGCAGCGCGGTGCATCTGCAGAAGGGCTGCTACCGGGGCCAGGAGACGGTGGCCCGGGTGCAGAACCTCGGCAAGCCGCCGCGTCGGCTGGTCTTTCTGCACCTGGACGGCAGCGAGGTCCACCTGCCCCCGCACGGTACGGAGATCCGACTGGCCGACGAGGGCCCCGACGGCCGCAAGATCGGCTTCATCACGACGTCGGTACGGCACCACGAGCTGGGCCCGGTCGCGCTCGCGCTGGTGAAGCGGAACGTGCCGGCGGACGCTCGGCTGGTGGCGGGGGACACGGCTGCGGCGCAGGAGGTCGTCGTAGAGCCCTGA
- the dtd gene encoding D-aminoacyl-tRNA deacylase, with protein MRAVVQRVDGASVVVDGETVGEIAGEGLCVLVGVTHEDTKEKAAQLARKLWSVRMLHDEKSCSDIDAPLLVISQFTLYGDARKGRRPTWNAAAPGDVAEPLVDEVVAQLRALGATVATGRFGARMRVSLTNDGPFTVLLEI; from the coding sequence ATGCGAGCTGTGGTGCAGAGGGTGGACGGCGCGAGTGTCGTCGTGGACGGCGAGACGGTCGGGGAGATCGCGGGCGAGGGGCTGTGCGTCCTCGTCGGGGTCACGCACGAGGACACCAAGGAGAAGGCGGCCCAACTCGCCCGCAAGCTCTGGTCGGTCCGCATGCTGCACGACGAGAAGTCCTGCAGCGACATCGACGCCCCGCTCCTCGTCATCAGCCAGTTCACCCTCTACGGCGACGCCCGCAAGGGCCGCCGCCCCACCTGGAACGCCGCCGCCCCCGGCGACGTGGCCGAGCCCCTCGTGGACGAGGTGGTGGCCCAACTCCGCGCCCTGGGCGCCACGGTGGCGACGGGCCGCTTCGGCGCCCGGATGCGGGTGTCCCTGACGAACGACGGCCCGTTCACCGTGCTCCTGGAGATCTGA
- a CDS encoding alpha/beta hydrolase gives MSNGPAGHVARSTVRPHSETTRPTPLRTFLHTDDGVTIDSVYDPGAVVYDASRPSAGDLAFVVAHGFTGDVDKPHVRRVAEAFTRHGAVVTFSFRGHGASGGRSTVGDREVLDLAAAVRWARELGHARVATVGFSMGGSVVLRHAALYGEQGGAGGAGGGATGDGGARTDAVVSVSAPARWYYRGTAPMRKLHWLVTRPEGRLVGRYGFRTRIHHREWDPVPMSPVEAAALIAPTPLLIVHGDRDGYFPLDHPRMLAAAAGDHGELWLEPGMGHAEHAAADELLGRIGDWAVGRAG, from the coding sequence ATGAGCAACGGTCCGGCAGGTCATGTGGCACGATCGACGGTTCGTCCGCACTCTGAGACAACCAGACCTACACCTTTGCGGACGTTTCTGCACACCGACGACGGCGTGACGATCGATTCCGTATACGACCCGGGTGCGGTCGTATACGACGCCTCCCGTCCATCTGCCGGTGATCTGGCGTTCGTCGTGGCCCACGGCTTCACCGGCGACGTGGACAAGCCGCACGTGCGACGGGTGGCGGAGGCCTTCACAAGGCACGGGGCCGTCGTCACCTTCTCCTTCCGGGGCCACGGAGCATCGGGCGGCCGTTCGACGGTCGGCGACCGCGAGGTGCTCGACCTGGCGGCCGCGGTGCGGTGGGCCCGTGAACTCGGGCACGCGCGCGTGGCGACCGTCGGCTTCTCCATGGGGGGCTCGGTGGTGTTGCGGCATGCGGCGCTGTACGGGGAGCAGGGCGGGGCCGGAGGAGCAGGCGGGGGCGCGACCGGGGACGGTGGGGCGCGTACGGACGCGGTGGTGTCGGTGAGTGCGCCCGCGCGCTGGTACTACCGGGGTACCGCGCCCATGCGCAAGCTCCACTGGCTGGTGACCCGGCCCGAGGGGCGCCTGGTGGGCCGCTACGGATTCCGTACCCGCATCCACCACCGCGAGTGGGATCCGGTACCGATGTCGCCGGTCGAGGCGGCGGCGCTCATCGCGCCCACTCCGTTGCTGATCGTGCACGGCGACCGGGACGGCTACTTCCCCCTCGACCACCCCCGCATGCTGGCCGCGGCCGCCGGTGACCATGGCGAACTCTGGCTGGAGCCGGGGATGGGGCACGCCGAGCACGCGGCTGCCGACGAGCTGCTGGGCCGGATCGGGGACTGGGCTGTCGGCCGGGCGGGCTAG
- a CDS encoding DUF3099 domain-containing protein, which yields MYARRRHLYFAMMGTCITLFVLAWAVVRLWSVPVAVGMCVVAMVIPPLAAMVANRRGPDDRWWDDPSGDPKSDEWWDELDGKKRPRSQ from the coding sequence ATGTACGCACGGCGACGTCACCTCTACTTCGCCATGATGGGGACCTGCATCACGCTCTTCGTCCTGGCCTGGGCCGTCGTGCGTCTCTGGTCGGTTCCGGTGGCCGTGGGGATGTGCGTGGTGGCCATGGTCATCCCGCCGCTCGCCGCGATGGTCGCCAACCGGCGAGGGCCGGACGACCGCTGGTGGGACGACCCGTCCGGCGACCCCAAGTCCGACGAGTGGTGGGACGAGCTGGACGGCAAGAAGCGACCGCGGTCCCAGTAG
- a CDS encoding MoaD/ThiS family protein, translating into MPKVTVRYWAAAKAAAGIAEEPFDAATLAEALDAARERHPGELVRVLQRCSFLVDGDPVGTREHETVRLADGGTVEVLPPFAGG; encoded by the coding sequence ATGCCAAAGGTCACGGTGCGCTACTGGGCCGCCGCGAAGGCCGCGGCCGGGATCGCCGAGGAGCCGTTCGACGCGGCCACGCTCGCCGAGGCGCTCGACGCCGCCCGCGAGCGACACCCCGGTGAACTCGTGCGCGTCCTGCAGCGATGCTCGTTCCTCGTCGACGGTGACCCCGTGGGCACCCGCGAACATGAGACGGTACGGCTGGCCGACGGCGGCACGGTCGAGGTGCTCCCGCCGTTCGCAGGAGGGTGA
- a CDS encoding winged helix-turn-helix domain-containing protein has translation MADELRARITSGELRPGQRMPTQARLADEFGVERGAVRQALRILQSERLLTNVSKGAPATVAPDLGRALTGPGAPPQTTMVALGPRIAAAFAAPHVEIDALCLTSVSLTLAIGEPLRQIHAGRLKPAKVDVRILLPSRDISLAFPTPVDASADDADEELRRRWLTQRNAQGQVLQHNLLALRATHGIDVQVSFRALPFTPPVKLYLLNGTEALFAYYTLARREVEIDHQYLEMYDAPGIQSLLFAFEQGAGLRDMTFVEQSHVWFSALWETISSELVLTS, from the coding sequence GTGGCCGACGAGCTGCGCGCCCGGATCACCTCCGGCGAGTTGCGCCCCGGCCAGCGCATGCCCACCCAGGCCAGGCTGGCCGACGAGTTCGGCGTCGAGCGCGGAGCGGTACGGCAGGCCCTGCGCATCCTGCAGTCGGAGCGTCTGCTCACCAACGTGTCCAAAGGGGCCCCGGCGACCGTCGCACCCGACCTCGGCAGGGCGCTGACCGGCCCCGGAGCCCCACCGCAGACCACCATGGTGGCCCTCGGCCCGCGCATCGCCGCCGCCTTCGCGGCCCCGCACGTCGAGATCGACGCCCTGTGCCTGACCTCGGTCTCCCTCACGTTGGCCATCGGCGAGCCGCTCCGCCAGATCCACGCCGGACGGCTGAAACCGGCCAAGGTCGACGTCCGCATCCTGCTGCCGAGCCGCGACATCTCGCTCGCCTTCCCGACACCGGTGGACGCCTCGGCCGACGACGCCGACGAAGAGCTGCGCCGGCGCTGGCTCACCCAGCGCAACGCCCAGGGCCAGGTGCTCCAGCACAACCTGCTGGCGCTGCGCGCCACGCACGGTATCGATGTACAGGTCAGCTTCCGCGCGCTGCCGTTCACACCGCCGGTGAAGCTGTATCTGCTCAACGGCACGGAGGCGCTCTTCGCGTACTACACACTGGCGCGCCGCGAGGTGGAGATCGACCACCAGTACCTGGAGATGTACGACGCCCCGGGCATCCAGTCGTTGCTGTTCGCCTTCGAGCAGGGGGCCGGGCTGCGGGACATGACGTTCGTGGAGCAGTCGCATGTGTGGTTCAGCGCACTGTGGGAGACGATCAGTTCGGAGCTGGTGCTCACGAGCTGA
- a CDS encoding sulfurtransferase codes for MSRSDVLVDADWVQENLDNPSIAIVEVDEDTSAYEKNHIRGAIRIDWTKDLQDPVRRDFVDQEGFEKLLSAKGIANDTLVILYGGNNNWFASYAYWYFKLYGHENVKLLDGGRKKWELDARELVEEVPERPETSYQAKPQDKSIRAFRDDVVAAIGSQNLVDVRSPDEFSGKLLAPAHLPQEQSQRPGHVPSARNIPWSKNANDDGTFKSDEELKELYAEEQVDLAKDTIAYCRIGERSALTWFVLHELLGVENVKNYDGSWTEYGSLVGVPIELGANK; via the coding sequence ATGAGCCGCAGCGACGTCCTCGTCGACGCCGACTGGGTCCAGGAGAACCTGGACAACCCCAGCATCGCGATCGTGGAGGTGGACGAAGACACGTCCGCCTACGAGAAGAACCACATCCGAGGCGCGATCCGCATCGACTGGACCAAGGACCTGCAGGACCCGGTCCGCCGCGACTTCGTCGACCAGGAGGGCTTCGAGAAGCTCCTGTCGGCCAAGGGCATCGCCAACGACACCCTGGTGATCCTCTACGGCGGCAACAACAACTGGTTCGCGTCCTACGCCTACTGGTACTTCAAGCTCTACGGCCACGAGAACGTCAAGCTCCTCGACGGCGGCCGCAAGAAGTGGGAGCTGGACGCCCGCGAGCTGGTCGAGGAGGTGCCCGAGCGCCCCGAGACCTCCTACCAGGCCAAGCCGCAGGACAAGTCCATCCGCGCCTTCCGTGACGACGTCGTCGCCGCGATCGGCTCGCAGAACCTGGTCGACGTCCGGTCGCCCGACGAGTTCTCCGGCAAGTTGCTCGCCCCCGCGCACCTGCCGCAGGAGCAGTCGCAGCGTCCGGGTCACGTCCCGTCCGCGCGCAACATCCCGTGGTCGAAGAACGCCAACGACGACGGCACCTTCAAGTCGGACGAGGAGCTCAAGGAGCTCTACGCCGAGGAGCAGGTCGACCTGGCGAAGGACACCATCGCCTACTGCCGTATCGGTGAGCGCTCCGCGCTGACCTGGTTCGTCCTGCACGAGCTGCTCGGCGTGGAGAACGTCAAGAACTACGACGGCTCCTGGACCGAGTACGGCTCCCTCGTCGGCGTGCCGATCGAGCTCGGCGCCAACAAGTAA
- a CDS encoding GNAT family N-acetyltransferase, giving the protein MSRPEPHIDVRPVAEADIPGWIRALNTGFLRTPDVSDAEVADRSSYIVPARTLGAFDAGRCVATFRSFAQEITAVGGAPVPADAISNVTVTATHRRRGLLTRMMDQDLAAAKERGDVVATLIAAEYPIYGRYGFGPATSTAQWTVDVPRTGLDPRWAGPDGGGRIDIVDGAGVRRTGPGLFERVRRAQPGAVDRDERWWLVNTGVLRLDRASWTEPFFAVYRSAGGEVEGLVSYTADDHWGDGKQPLNTATVNWLIAATPDAERALWRYLCSIDWITTVKSGWRAPDDLLPLYLPDPRAARVTTLADWLWVRVLDVVRALEARTYEGQGALVLEVVDAGGLTGGRYLLEASADGASCTPTTAAAELTLDVADLGRLWLGDESVVRLVALGRVREERAGAARVGDALLRTSRRPWCPDIF; this is encoded by the coding sequence ATGAGCCGTCCCGAACCCCACATCGACGTCCGCCCGGTCGCCGAGGCCGACATCCCCGGCTGGATCAGGGCCCTGAACACCGGCTTCCTGCGCACCCCCGACGTCTCCGATGCGGAGGTCGCGGACCGCAGCTCGTACATCGTCCCGGCCCGCACCCTCGGCGCTTTCGACGCCGGCCGCTGCGTCGCCACCTTCCGGTCGTTCGCGCAGGAGATCACCGCCGTGGGCGGCGCCCCGGTCCCCGCCGACGCCATCTCCAACGTCACGGTCACTGCCACGCACCGCCGCCGTGGCCTGCTGACCCGCATGATGGACCAGGACCTGGCCGCCGCGAAGGAACGCGGGGACGTCGTCGCGACCCTGATCGCCGCGGAGTACCCGATCTACGGCCGCTACGGCTTCGGCCCCGCCACGTCGACGGCCCAGTGGACCGTCGACGTTCCCCGGACCGGCCTCGACCCGAGGTGGGCCGGGCCCGACGGCGGCGGCCGTATCGACATCGTGGACGGGGCGGGCGTACGCAGGACCGGCCCGGGGCTGTTCGAGCGGGTGCGGCGGGCCCAGCCGGGAGCCGTCGACCGGGACGAGCGCTGGTGGCTGGTCAACACCGGGGTGCTGCGCCTGGACCGGGCCTCGTGGACCGAGCCCTTCTTCGCGGTGTACCGGTCGGCGGGCGGCGAGGTCGAGGGGCTGGTGTCGTACACGGCGGACGACCACTGGGGTGACGGCAAGCAGCCGTTGAACACGGCGACCGTGAACTGGCTGATCGCGGCGACCCCGGACGCCGAGCGCGCCCTGTGGCGCTACCTGTGCTCGATCGACTGGATCACCACGGTGAAGAGCGGCTGGCGGGCCCCCGACGACCTGCTGCCCTTGTACCTGCCCGATCCGCGGGCCGCCCGGGTCACGACGCTGGCGGACTGGCTGTGGGTTCGGGTCCTGGACGTCGTACGGGCGTTGGAGGCGCGGACGTACGAGGGGCAAGGGGCGCTGGTGCTCGAGGTCGTGGACGCGGGTGGGCTGACCGGCGGGCGGTATCTGCTGGAGGCGTCGGCGGACGGGGCGTCCTGCACGCCGACCACGGCTGCCGCCGAACTCACCCTCGACGTCGCCGACCTGGGCCGTCTCTGGCTCGGTGACGAGTCCGTGGTGCGGCTCGTCGCGCTGGGGCGGGTGCGGGAAGAACGAGCGGGCGCCGCCCGGGTGGGCGACGCCCTGCTGCGTACGTCCAGGCGGCCTTGGTGCCCGGACATCTTCTGA
- a CDS encoding Ms5788A family Cys-rich leader peptide — protein sequence MKRQADLTKRRAVDLCRVAAMLCRPF from the coding sequence ATGAAGCGACAGGCGGATCTCACGAAGCGGCGGGCAGTAGACCTGTGCCGCGTTGCCGCCATGCTCTGTCGCCCCTTCTGA
- a CDS encoding DsrE family protein, with the protein MAKKLVIKVTAGADAPERCSQAFTVAAVAVASGVDVSVWLTGESAWFALPGRAAEFELPHAAPLPDLIDSILATGRLTLCTQCAARRDITEKDVIEGVRIAGAQVFVQEALGDGTQALVY; encoded by the coding sequence ATGGCGAAGAAGCTCGTGATCAAGGTGACGGCGGGGGCCGATGCCCCCGAACGCTGCTCGCAGGCGTTCACGGTGGCTGCGGTGGCCGTGGCCAGCGGCGTCGACGTCTCCGTGTGGCTGACCGGCGAGTCCGCCTGGTTCGCCCTGCCGGGTCGGGCCGCCGAGTTCGAGCTCCCGCACGCGGCCCCGCTCCCCGACCTGATCGACTCGATCCTCGCGACCGGCCGCCTCACCCTGTGCACCCAGTGCGCGGCCCGCCGGGACATCACCGAGAAGGACGTCATCGAGGGGGTCCGCATCGCGGGCGCGCAGGTGTTCGTACAGGAGGCACTCGGGGACGGGACGCAGGCGCTCGTCTACTGA
- a CDS encoding DUF1416 domain-containing protein: MCGAKAGGPDASTIKPGETTIQGQVTRDGEPVTGYVRLLDSTGEFTAEVPTSATGQFRFYAAEGTWTLRALVPGGTADRTVVVAEKGALAEVAIAV; the protein is encoded by the coding sequence ATGTGTGGAGCGAAGGCCGGCGGCCCCGACGCCTCGACGATCAAGCCCGGTGAGACCACGATCCAGGGTCAGGTGACCCGCGACGGCGAGCCGGTGACGGGCTACGTCCGTCTGCTGGACTCGACCGGCGAGTTCACCGCGGAGGTCCCCACCTCCGCCACGGGCCAGTTCCGCTTCTACGCGGCCGAGGGCACCTGGACCCTGCGTGCACTCGTCCCCGGCGGCACCGCCGACCGTACGGTCGTCGTCGCCGAGAAGGGCGCGCTCGCCGAGGTCGCGATCGCGGTCTGA
- a CDS encoding FABP family protein: MIEIPSDLHKDLVPLAFLLGNWAGAGVHDFPGSEKCNFGQEVAFTHDGRDFLEYQSHTWVLDNDGNKVKPLESEHGFWRIDADRKVEVTMVRDDGVVEIWYGELADKKPQIDLVTDAVARTAASGPYTGGKRLYGYVKSDLMWVGEKQTPEVELRPYMSAHLKKVVTPEEVERWAKALPDDMPDDGIAFFK, encoded by the coding sequence ATGATCGAGATCCCGTCCGACCTCCACAAGGACCTCGTCCCCCTCGCCTTCCTGCTCGGCAACTGGGCGGGTGCGGGTGTGCACGACTTCCCCGGCTCCGAGAAGTGCAACTTCGGCCAGGAGGTCGCCTTCACGCACGACGGCCGGGACTTCCTGGAGTACCAGTCCCACACCTGGGTGCTGGACAACGACGGCAACAAGGTGAAGCCGCTGGAGTCCGAGCACGGCTTCTGGCGGATCGACGCCGACCGCAAGGTCGAGGTCACGATGGTCCGCGACGACGGCGTCGTCGAGATCTGGTACGGCGAGCTCGCCGACAAGAAGCCGCAGATCGACCTGGTGACGGACGCCGTGGCGCGGACCGCCGCCTCCGGCCCCTACACCGGGGGCAAGCGGCTCTACGGCTACGTCAAGAGCGACCTGATGTGGGTCGGCGAGAAGCAGACCCCCGAGGTCGAGCTGCGCCCCTACATGTCGGCTCACCTGAAGAAGGTCGTCACCCCGGAGGAGGTCGAGCGCTGGGCCAAGGCCCTGCCCGACGATATGCCGGACGACGGCATCGCCTTCTTCAAGTAG
- a CDS encoding aerial mycelium formation protein codes for MSTPSTGQPPGVVLWTHAGQLDGLRPPTQRTADDPGPGPAPRLPVEPPEHDLTVLSLPELRTLRRDAQRDEADLSYLRRLLQGRIDILRAELARRSPAGAASVVERLSEILTDAPARHRSSARHVTLGTPQSEEYRRLATEMLAEVELSDLQARTDVELETAMGRLVRYEQQVSGRRQRLQRTADDCSAEITRRYREGEAQVDDLLT; via the coding sequence ATGAGCACACCGAGTACCGGGCAGCCGCCCGGGGTTGTCCTGTGGACCCACGCGGGTCAACTGGACGGCCTCAGGCCGCCCACGCAGCGCACCGCCGACGATCCGGGCCCTGGTCCGGCTCCGCGGCTGCCCGTGGAACCGCCCGAGCACGATCTGACCGTGCTCAGCCTGCCAGAGCTGCGCACCCTGCGTCGGGACGCACAGCGCGACGAGGCGGACCTGAGTTATCTACGACGACTGCTGCAGGGGCGCATCGACATCCTGCGGGCGGAGCTGGCACGGCGTTCTCCGGCGGGGGCGGCGTCCGTCGTGGAGCGCCTGTCGGAGATCCTGACCGACGCCCCGGCGCGCCACCGCTCCTCGGCCCGGCATGTCACGCTGGGCACACCGCAGAGCGAGGAGTACCGGCGGCTGGCGACGGAGATGCTGGCCGAGGTGGAGCTGTCGGACCTCCAGGCGCGTACGGATGTCGAGCTGGAGACCGCGATGGGGCGTCTCGTGCGCTACGAGCAGCAGGTGTCGGGGCGCCGCCAGCGGTTGCAGCGGACGGCCGACGACTGCAGCGCGGAGATCACGCGCCGATACCGGGAAGGTGAGGCGCAGGTGGACGACCTGCTGACCTAG